The Methylomusa anaerophila genome has a segment encoding these proteins:
- a CDS encoding FapA family protein, with protein sequence MSDTEERLLEQAENEIDTLDGYFNITTDEQGIFLAVFPPQGSGKPVKSQAILDAFSNLGIDKVDNALLIRTVKEAAGTPVKFGEKPVEAEPDIEVVVSRDRMEASLNIVIPKGCRRQVSMEEVMEKIQKAGVVFGIDQAIIQRAFEKPGVMVVFAQGKKQENGTNASIKYAIDFENKGRPVELEDGRVDYKNLNMFITVEKDQLLAAKIPATPGESGTDVLGNEVVAKPGKDVVLPLGKNVVAIDKYSIVAGQAGQVVVQGNKIHVIPVIEIKEDVDLSTGNVEFVGSVVIRGSVQTGFSVKAEGDVEIGGNVCGGIVEGKNIIIRMGIQGMNRGYVKAGENVVAKFAENATIIAGKDAIVDDVVLHSRISAGKHVTVLGKRGLIVGGHVSAGEEIKAKVVGTNLATNTDLEVGVNPALREEYQQIRKEVKKVELSLEQTQKALNLLRSMNQATLPPDKREMLLKLTKAQFHLMGQLETMRNRITEIELQLEEMRHGRIKVADSVFPGVKVVVGTLVKPIRELVKFASFYAEDGEVKVGSYQ encoded by the coding sequence AGGCAGAAAATGAAATTGACACTCTGGATGGATACTTCAATATAACGACTGATGAGCAGGGGATATTTTTAGCAGTTTTTCCTCCTCAAGGTTCTGGCAAACCGGTTAAGTCACAGGCTATCCTTGACGCTTTTTCAAACTTGGGAATTGATAAAGTTGACAATGCACTACTCATTCGTACCGTAAAAGAGGCTGCCGGAACTCCGGTTAAATTCGGGGAGAAACCCGTTGAAGCTGAACCTGATATTGAAGTAGTAGTTTCACGGGACCGGATGGAAGCCTCTTTAAATATTGTCATCCCTAAGGGATGCCGCCGTCAGGTATCCATGGAAGAGGTAATGGAAAAAATTCAAAAGGCGGGCGTCGTTTTCGGGATTGATCAGGCTATCATTCAACGAGCTTTCGAAAAACCCGGCGTTATGGTGGTTTTTGCCCAGGGGAAAAAACAAGAGAATGGTACTAATGCAAGCATCAAATATGCCATTGATTTTGAGAATAAAGGGCGTCCGGTTGAGCTGGAAGACGGCAGAGTGGACTACAAGAATTTAAATATGTTTATTACTGTTGAGAAAGATCAGTTACTGGCGGCAAAAATTCCCGCAACCCCGGGAGAATCCGGCACAGACGTATTAGGCAATGAAGTTGTCGCCAAGCCCGGCAAAGACGTAGTATTACCTCTGGGCAAAAATGTCGTCGCTATTGATAAGTATAGTATTGTGGCTGGGCAGGCGGGGCAAGTGGTGGTTCAGGGCAATAAAATACACGTGATCCCAGTCATTGAAATCAAAGAGGACGTAGATTTATCGACGGGAAATGTTGAATTTGTCGGCAGCGTAGTTATTCGCGGTTCTGTTCAAACTGGATTTAGTGTGAAAGCTGAGGGGGATGTGGAGATCGGGGGGAACGTTTGCGGCGGCATTGTTGAAGGAAAGAATATTATCATAAGAATGGGAATTCAAGGGATGAATCGCGGTTATGTTAAAGCCGGCGAAAATGTTGTTGCTAAGTTTGCCGAGAATGCAACAATAATTGCCGGCAAAGATGCTATTGTCGATGACGTTGTTTTACATAGCCGGATTAGTGCCGGCAAGCACGTTACCGTCCTTGGCAAACGTGGCTTGATTGTTGGGGGTCATGTCAGTGCCGGCGAAGAGATCAAGGCTAAAGTGGTTGGAACCAACCTGGCTACCAATACTGATTTGGAAGTTGGCGTCAATCCTGCTTTGCGAGAAGAATATCAGCAGATTCGTAAAGAGGTAAAAAAGGTTGAACTAAGCCTGGAGCAAACTCAGAAAGCCTTAAATTTACTTCGTTCTATGAACCAAGCCACCTTGCCTCCGGATAAACGCGAGATGCTGCTGAAGTTAACTAAGGCGCAATTTCATCTAATGGGCCAGCTGGAAACGATGCGTAACCGGATTACCGAAATCGAACTGCAACTTGAGGAAATGCGCCATGGACGAATAAAGGTGGCTGACAGTGTATTTCCGGGAGTGAAGGTTGTTGTAGGAACTCTAGTTAAGCCAATACGGGAACTTGTAAAGTTTGCGTCATTTTACGCCGAGGACGGGGAAGTAAAAGTTGGTTCGTATCAATAG